The genomic stretch GGATGTTTGTTGGTATCTCTGCCAAATCCGCCGGAACCAATGGTACGGAAGGAGTTACCAACACGACCATGGGAACAGGACCGCTTCCTGAAGGAGAAAATCTTCTAGTGTGTGTGGATTATTTTAGCAGATTTTTAGAAGTCGTGGTAATGGATGACACATTAACGTCTGCTACTACTACCGAACTGATGATTATTTTCTCTCGATATGGAATACCAGAGAGCCTGAAAGCCGACAATGGTCCGCAGTTCACATCCGAAGACTTTTTAGCTTTCTGTGAGGAGTATGACATCCGGTTGGTGCACTCGATTCCTTATTGGCCTCAGATGAACGGGGAAGTTGAGCGTCAAAACCGCTCTATCTTGAAGCGATTGAGGATAGCCCAGGAATTGGACAAGGACTGGCGGAAAGAGTTGAGGCAGTATCTTCTGATATATCACACAGCCAATCATACGACCACAGGGAAACCCCCATCAGAGCTCATGTTTGGGCGCCGCATACGCACTAAATTGCCAAGCATTTCAAAGGCATCAGAGCAATACGACGTCGTTAGAGAACGGGACGCTATTGAAAAAGAGAGAGGGAAGTTATATGCGGACAAGAAACGCAGAGCTAAACCAAGTGGGTTGCAAGTGGGAGATCGCGTTCTAGCGAAGCGTACCAGAAAGGGAAATAAGTTGTGTGCCGACTTCTCACCTGAAACTTTCGAAGTTGTCCAGAGAAGCGGAGCTGATGTTACCATTAGTTAAACCAAAACAGGTAAGGAATTTAGAAGAAACGCGGCACATTTGAAAGCACTTCCCCGCGAAGAATACAACGGAAATGATCCCATTGAAGATGCAACATCGTCGGAGTCGGG from Wyeomyia smithii strain HCP4-BCI-WySm-NY-G18 chromosome 3, ASM2978416v1, whole genome shotgun sequence encodes the following:
- the LOC129728162 gene encoding uncharacterized protein K02A2.6-like, whose protein sequence is MDDTLTSATTTELMIIFSRYGIPESLKADNGPQFTSEDFLAFCEEYDIRLVHSIPYWPQMNGEVERQNRSILKRLRIAQELDKDWRKELRQYLLIYHTANHTTTGKPPSELMFGRRIRTKLPSISKASEQYDVVRERDAIEKERGKLYADKKRRAKPSGLQVGDRVLAKRTRKGNKLCADFSPETFEVVQRSGADVTIS